GGCGGCCGGATCGCCGTGGCAGCTCGCCTCGGCGATGAGCGTGTAGATGCCCTTGCGGACGGCACCGGTGTTGACGTCGCGGATGTCGTGGAGCTGACGTCCCTCGGAGATCACGAGCGCACCGACCCGGCTGGCCGGGTCGACGAGGGCCGCGACGGCGTCGACAGCCGGGATGTTGGTGGCCACCTGGTAGAAGCCTGGTTGCAGCGAATTCATCCCCGAGTTCTGCACGGCCGCTTCGTAGAAGGCGGCGGAACTCGCGACGACACCCTTGTCGACGAACTCGCTGCCGATCTCCCCGGCGGTCTCGCCCGGGTTGACCCGGACGACGACGGCCGGTCCGGGAGGTCCGGTGAAGTCCGGCGGAAGATCGGTGCCGAGGAACCGGTCGTAGGCGAGATAGCCGCCACCCACGACGACGAGCAGGAGCACCGCGGCGGCGAGCGCACCTACGACACGTCCGCGCTTCTTACGCCCGCTCGCCTTCGGATCACGGCGTGCGGCGCGTTCCGAACCACCGACCGCGAGGGGGACCGCACGCTGCTCGGCGGTAATCTCCTCCGCTGCGACCGCGTCGTCGGCGGGGTCGTCGTCACGGCTCGCGTCGCGTGCGGCGTAGGAGTATCCGCCCGGGTACTCTTCGTCGAGATGTCCCCCGTCGGGGTGATCGGCCGGAGCGTGTCCGCGATCGGCGCCGATGGACCCCTCGTACTCGTACCCGGATCCTGCGTAGCCCCCGTCGCCGTAGCCCTGCTCGGCATAGCCCTGCTCGCCGTAACCCTGTTCGGCGTGACCGGGCGGCGGGCCATCGAATACACCCGGCTCGAAGTTCAGGACCGTGGTCTCGTGATCGTCGGGATCGGGTCGACGGGCCTCCGGGTGCCCACTCGGGACGCCCTCGTATCCACCACCGCCGTACGGATCACAGCCGTGGGAGTCGTTGCCGTACGGGTCGTGCCCGTATGCATCGTGACCTCGAGGGTCG
This window of the Rhodococcus pyridinivorans genome carries:
- a CDS encoding endolytic transglycosylase MltG, whose amino-acid sequence is MSRHGRHDDHSENARQDLFADPYAGGYTEPPVDRTGSENPYRSGSEDPYRSDPRYRYDDPYASDPRGHDAYGHDPYGNDSHGCDPYGGGGYEGVPSGHPEARRPDPDDHETTVLNFEPGVFDGPPPGHAEQGYGEQGYAEQGYGDGGYAGSGYEYEGSIGADRGHAPADHPDGGHLDEEYPGGYSYAARDASRDDDPADDAVAAEEITAEQRAVPLAVGGSERAARRDPKASGRKKRGRVVGALAAAVLLLVVVGGGYLAYDRFLGTDLPPDFTGPPGPAVVVRVNPGETAGEIGSEFVDKGVVASSAAFYEAAVQNSGMNSLQPGFYQVATNIPAVDAVAALVDPASRVGALVISEGRQLHDIRDVNTGAVRKGIYTLIAEASCHGDPAAENCVTYEELDAAGATPDLQALGVPEWARDAVANVPDRRRQLEGLIAAGSWDFDPTAEPVEILARLVSESAASYDATGITDAAARVGLTPYEMLISASLVEREALPQDFAKVARVILNRLDIDQMLQFDSTVNYELDETELATTDADRARVTPWNTYAMVGLPATPISSPSIGALQAMENPEPGEWIYFVTIDDKGTTLFANSYEEHLQNTELALASGILDSGR